A stretch of the Acidobacteriota bacterium genome encodes the following:
- a CDS encoding response regulator, with product MLLPRRTTAASDDLVAAFMDPPNRSSGLRFPPFDLRHARSGQEGYAAVTQAHERNEPIAVAFVDVRMPPGIDGVEAVRRMRAVDRNLEVVIMTAYSDKPLSAIIGDVDLLHKLLYIRKPFAREEVQQISLSLVKKWNLERDLAEGRRQLTDSHRRLEAVLDATGDAIAMYDGTERLVFANRWYEALFDRTPDELRELSLSAAAGRFRECSPEFQVPNRIATVGPTARSRVVEPHPRRTAAQGSALFYQFTQPVSDSSGERIGHLVVYRDVSREIEIERMKAEVGRLRSELEATYAFSGIIGSSPGMCKVGDLMRRVVDSDVGVLVTGESGTGKELVARALHFNGPRRKGPFVAINCASVPETLMETEMFGHERGAFSGATARRAGCFEQADGGTLLLDEIGDMPVVLQAKLLRVLQEREIRRVGGTAAIPIDVRVVASTHRDLEAAMREGAFREDLYYRLAVFPVDVPPLRTRQEDIPLLAEHFRKKHADRLDLAVRTISPAAIALLVRYEWPGNVRELENVICRSLVLETSDVLQAATLPSEVLPPPPSSPGAPGGPPATSGTLADLERWAIVDAVDKSGHNLTRAASALGIDRTTLHRKLKKHGVRNDRA from the coding sequence ATGCTGCTGCCGCGCCGCACGACGGCGGCGTCGGACGACCTGGTGGCGGCCTTCATGGATCCGCCGAACCGTTCGTCCGGGCTCCGGTTCCCGCCGTTCGATCTGCGGCACGCGCGGAGCGGTCAGGAAGGCTATGCCGCCGTCACGCAGGCGCACGAGCGGAACGAGCCCATCGCCGTCGCCTTCGTCGACGTGCGCATGCCGCCGGGCATCGACGGCGTCGAGGCGGTGCGCCGCATGCGGGCTGTAGACCGCAACCTCGAGGTCGTCATCATGACCGCGTACTCCGACAAGCCGCTCTCCGCCATCATCGGCGACGTCGACCTGCTGCACAAGCTGCTGTACATCCGCAAGCCCTTCGCCCGCGAAGAGGTCCAGCAGATCAGCCTGTCGCTGGTGAAGAAGTGGAACCTGGAGCGGGACCTCGCCGAGGGGCGCCGGCAACTGACGGATTCTCACCGCCGCCTGGAGGCCGTGCTCGACGCCACCGGCGACGCCATCGCGATGTATGACGGGACGGAACGGCTGGTTTTCGCCAACCGTTGGTACGAGGCGCTGTTCGACCGGACCCCCGACGAGTTGCGCGAGCTGTCGCTGAGCGCTGCGGCCGGGCGGTTCCGGGAGTGCTCGCCGGAGTTCCAAGTACCGAATCGGATAGCGACGGTCGGTCCGACCGCGCGCTCGCGCGTGGTCGAGCCGCACCCGCGCCGCACCGCGGCGCAGGGGTCGGCGCTGTTCTACCAGTTCACGCAACCGGTGTCCGACAGCAGTGGCGAGCGCATAGGCCACCTGGTTGTCTACCGGGACGTGTCGCGCGAGATCGAGATCGAGCGGATGAAGGCGGAAGTTGGCCGGCTGCGCTCCGAGCTCGAGGCCACCTACGCTTTCAGCGGAATCATCGGGTCGAGTCCGGGGATGTGCAAGGTGGGCGACCTGATGCGGCGCGTCGTCGACAGCGATGTCGGCGTGCTGGTGACGGGCGAGAGCGGCACGGGCAAGGAGCTCGTCGCCAGGGCCCTGCACTTCAACGGGCCGCGCAGGAAGGGTCCGTTCGTCGCGATCAATTGCGCCTCGGTGCCCGAGACGCTGATGGAGACCGAGATGTTCGGGCACGAGCGGGGCGCGTTCTCCGGCGCGACGGCGCGGCGCGCCGGGTGCTTCGAGCAGGCCGACGGCGGCACGCTGCTGCTCGACGAGATCGGCGACATGCCCGTCGTCCTGCAGGCCAAGTTGCTGCGGGTGCTGCAGGAGCGCGAGATCCGCCGGGTCGGTGGGACCGCCGCCATCCCGATCGACGTCCGCGTGGTCGCGTCGACGCACCGCGATCTGGAAGCCGCGATGCGCGAGGGCGCGTTTCGGGAGGACCTGTACTATCGGCTCGCGGTGTTTCCTGTCGACGTCCCGCCGTTGCGGACGCGCCAGGAGGACATCCCGCTGCTGGCCGAGCACTTCCGCAAAAAGCACGCCGACCGGCTGGACTTAGCCGTACGGACCATTTCCCCCGCCGCGATCGCCCTGCTGGTGCGGTACGAATGGCCCGGCAACGTGCGCGAACTGGAGAACGTCATCTGCCGCAGTCTCGTGCTGGAGACTTCCGACGTGCTCCAGGCGGCCACGCTTCCCTCCGAAGTGCTCCCACCCCCTCCTTCCTCTCCCGGCGCGCCGGGAGGGCCGCCCGCGACCTCGGGAACGCTGGCGGACCTGGAGCGGTG